A window of Candidatus Sulfotelmatobacter sp. genomic DNA:
CCCGGAAGCGGTATTCCTGTCGACGCACATCGTCGTCATGTCGCCCCGTCCGGGCCGGATCTACGACGTCATCGAATGCAATTTCCCGCGCGACCGGGAGCTCGAGATCCGGGAGACGCCCGAGTTCATCGCCGTCGCCAATCGTGTGAGGCACGGACTGCGCGAGGGCCATTCCTATGACGGGTGAGCCCTCACCCCCGACCCCTCTCCCCGAGGGAGAGGGGAGAACGGCGCCGCAGGTTTCCCTTCCCCCTCAGCGGGAAGGTCGCGCGAAGCGCCGGATGAGGGCGCAGCGATGAAATCTGCGCTGCCCATAGCGACCGTCGTGCTCGCCATTCTCGCGATCTGGTACGTGGCCGCGGCGCTCATGAATGCGTCCCTTCAGCGCGACCTTTTCGCCAACTCGGGCCAAGCCCATTATTCGACCCAGGAGCTCATCGTGGGCTCGCTTAACATGGAGCGGCCGAAGCTGCCCGCGCCGCACCAGGTCGCCAGCGAACTCTATAAGCTCGTCTTCGCCACCCCGCCGACGTCGAAACGCAGCCTCGTCTATCATGGGGTCATCACGCTTGAAGAGACGCTGATCGGCTTCGCCATCGGCTCGGCGCTCGGCATCGGGCTTGCCGTGCTCATCGTCTCCATGCGCTGGCTCGACCGCTCGATGATGCCGTGGATCGTGGCGTCGCAGACGGTGCCGATCATTGCGCTTGCGCCAATGATCGTCGTCATCTTGAACCAGTTCAACATCACCGGCATCGCGCCGAAGGCGGCGATTGCGGCCTATCTCTCGTTCTTTCCGGTAACCGTCGGCATGGTCAAGGGCTTCCGTTCGCCCGACCCGTTGCAGCTCGATCTCATGCGCACCTATTCGG
This region includes:
- a CDS encoding ABC transporter permease subunit codes for the protein MKSALPIATVVLAILAIWYVAAALMNASLQRDLFANSGQAHYSTQELIVGSLNMERPKLPAPHQVASELYKLVFATPPTSKRSLVYHGVITLEETLIGFAIGSALGIGLAVLIVSMRWLDRSMMPWIVASQTVPIIALAPMIVVILNQFNITGIAPKAAIAAYLSFFPVTVGMVKGFRSPDPLQLDLMRTYSATRAQTFLKLRAPAGAPFFFASMKIAAAAALVGAVVAEVTKSEDGGLGARLLAGSYYGQTVQIWAALFVAAALSAALVGLIGVIGRIAQRRMAFSS